A genome region from Lucilia cuprina isolate Lc7/37 chromosome 3, ASM2204524v1, whole genome shotgun sequence includes the following:
- the LOC124418880 gene encoding uncharacterized protein LOC124418880 produces the protein MGNSDNASTAATKQLVCKACNESIISKSTLAQTCCGHTFHRNCLGLSLKTRPFCPVCNTRIVNDPPVTPIATRSRTMASTSAQSGGQQPMDSTIPEENTGTDSSTLNSSVLEQMIVNQPTVSVNESFRDMIASIVSDQQAQLLSSLSSRISSLVETAIETRISGLNINVLPNSQQSSTTSQSNPLSTQTNNRSPPQMHTLPAVEQQTFRNLLGIGIESNASNTSFQPRPETGSSSGRPNPVLSGVSTLTNLDLRPDKVLQIISNWKIKFSGGINGLSVKLVYGSGAIT, from the exons ATGGGAAATAGTGATAATGCCTCTACGGCTGCTACCAAACAGTTAGTCTGTAAGGCTTGCAATGAAAGTATTATATCTAAATCTACTTTAGCACAGACTTGTTGCGGTCATACTTTTCATAGAAATTGTTTAGGTTTGAGTTTGAAAACCCGCCCATTTTGCCCAGTTTGTAATACCAGAATAGTTAATGATCCTCCTGTTACTCCTATTGCAACTCGTTCAAGGACAATGGCATCTACTTCTGCTCAAAGCGGGGGACAACAGCCTATGGATTCTACTATACCAGAGGAAAATACAGGAACTGATTCGTCTACTTTGAATTCTTCGGTTTTGGAGCAAATGATAGTGAATCAACCTACAGTTTCTGTTAATGAGTCATTTAGGGATATGATAGCTTCTATTGTTTCTGATCAACAAGCTCAACTTTTATCTTCATTGAGCAGTCGAATTTCTAGCTTAGTTGAAACAGCCATTGAGACAAGAATATCTGGTTTAAACATTAATGTTTTACCTAATTCTCAACAAAGTTCAACAACATCACAGAGTAATCCGTTGTCAACGCAAACTAACAATCGTTCACCTCCTCAAATGCATACTTTACCGGCTGTTGAACAGCAAACTTTTAGAAATCTATTAGGTATTGGTATTGAATCTAATGCTTCTAATACTTCGTTTCAACCTCGCCCTGAAACTGGTTCTTCATCAGGTCGACCTAACCCTGTATTATCTGGAGTATCTACTCTAACTAACCTTGATCTACGTCCAGATAAGGTATTGCAAATAATATCTAATTGGAAGATAAAATTTTCTGGCGGAATAAATGGTCTTTCA GTAAAGCTAGTGTATGGTTCTGGCGCTATCACATGA
- the LOC111683792 gene encoding DNA repair protein XRCC1 isoform X1, with the protein MPFTTFTRVREVSSEDNVHLAENLIQIQPGKKWKTKNSGEKSAYVILEMSDCQQITGIDIGNEHSAFVEVLVGKSTCGPQDFKEILITCSFMTPIESKSSNNTNRVRCFSREALVPSVAESKWSLVKIICTQPFNKHVAYGLSFIKVHINENEKKTIPITQNKNVLPKQFLNNTTSIIGKLKYREDSPDSESENSSSLFNRWKKLRENDVETATAAAIRTASKTLDSRLQPINSEEIPDRNRANLLFGDENDNIDNANITKRERLSKKIEADKERRRLEKEKELNKNKRKSIDVTNSLEISKNMNDKIVVPSCSKNISINKTSSDVVRKRPSSPPENPKKKVKPTMNFRPFNQLLKGVVLVISGIQNPDRGDLRNKAIALGAKYKADWDSTCTHLICAFKNTPKYNQVRGKGKIVTRSWIEKCYSLKKYLPWRRYALDSTELSKPESDEEIFDDINNLQNAGVNIETSVEKSREGCENKNHTLALYDIDDQKQTNNSTLNNESFSESDTDDEIKRIEQEINIVDKNVMPKHVNIFEATTDEEDYITEKLIQKNK; encoded by the exons atgccaTTTACAACTTTTACTAGAGTACGAGAAGTGAGCAGTGAGGACAAT GTTCATTTAGctgaaaatttaattcaaattcaaCCAGGAAAGAagtggaaaacaaaaaattctggAGAGAAGTCGGCATATGTAATTTTAGAAATGTCAGACTGTCAACAAATTACTGGAATTGATATTGGTAACGAACACTCTGCATTTGTTGAAGTTCTGGTAGGAAAATCCACTTGTGGTCCTCAGGACtttaaa GAAATCTTAATAACATGTTCTTTTATGACACCCATTGAGAGTAAAAGTTCAAATAACACAAATAGAGTAAGGTGTTTTAGTCGTGAAGCATTGGTTCCTTCAGTTGCAGAAAGTAAATGGTCacttgtaaaaattatttgtaccCAACCTTTTAATAAGCATGTTGCGTATGGACTTTCTTTTATTAAAGTTCACATTAacgaaaatgagaaaaaaactataccaataacccaaaataaaaatgttttacctAAGCAGTTTCTCAATAATACTACTAGTATAATTggtaaattaaaatatagaGAAGATTCACCAGATTCTGAAAGTGAAAATAGTTCAAGCCTTTTTAATCGGTGGAAAAAGTTGAGGGAAAATGATGTTGAAACTGCTACTGCTGCTGCAATACGAACAGCTTCAAAAACATTAGATTCCCGACTCCAACCTATAAATTCGGAAGAAATTCCTGATCGAAATCGAGCCAATTTGCTATTTGGAGATGAAAATGATAATATAGATAATGCAAATATTACGAAACGAGAGcgtttatctaaaaaaatagaGGCCGATAAGGAAAGACGGCGAttagagaaagaaaaagaattgaataaaaacaaacgtAAATCAATAGACGTTACAAACTCATTAGAAATATCAAAGAATATGAATGATAAAATAGTAGTGCCATCATGCTCAAAAAATATTAGCATTAATAAAACCTCATCGGATGTTGTAAGAAAAAGACCTAGCTCTCCTCCAGAAAATCCAAAGAAGAAGGTTAAACCTACAATGAATTTTAGACCTTTTAATCAACTGTTAAAAGGTGTAGTATTGGTTATAAGCGGAATTCAAAATCCAGACCGAGGAGACTTAAGAAATAAAGCAATAGCTTTGGGTGCAAAATACAAAGCTGACTGGGACAGCACCTGTACTCATttgat TTGTGCATTTAAAAATACACCCAAATACAATCAAGTTAGAGGCAAAGGAAAAATTGTTACTCGCAGCTGGATCGAAAAGTGCTAcagtttaaaaaagtacttaccATGGAGACGGTATGCTTTGGACAGTACAGAATTGTCCAAACCGGAAAGTGACGAAGAGATTTTTGACGACATTAATAATCTTCAAAATGCTGGAGTCAATATCGAAACATCAGTAGAGAAGTCTAGAGAAGGATGTGAAAACAAGAATCATACTCTTGCTTTATATGATATTGATGACCAGAAACAAACTAATAACTCTACTTTAAATAACGAATCGTTTTCCGAGAGTGATACTGATGATGAAATAAAACGAATAGAACAAG AGATCAACATTGTCGATAAGAACGTAATGCCGAAACACGTTAACATATTCGAAGCAACAACTGATGAAGAAGATTACATTACAGAAAAActaatccaaaaaaataaataa
- the LOC111683792 gene encoding DNA repair protein XRCC1 isoform X2: MSDCQQITGIDIGNEHSAFVEVLVGKSTCGPQDFKEILITCSFMTPIESKSSNNTNRVRCFSREALVPSVAESKWSLVKIICTQPFNKHVAYGLSFIKVHINENEKKTIPITQNKNVLPKQFLNNTTSIIGKLKYREDSPDSESENSSSLFNRWKKLRENDVETATAAAIRTASKTLDSRLQPINSEEIPDRNRANLLFGDENDNIDNANITKRERLSKKIEADKERRRLEKEKELNKNKRKSIDVTNSLEISKNMNDKIVVPSCSKNISINKTSSDVVRKRPSSPPENPKKKVKPTMNFRPFNQLLKGVVLVISGIQNPDRGDLRNKAIALGAKYKADWDSTCTHLICAFKNTPKYNQVRGKGKIVTRSWIEKCYSLKKYLPWRRYALDSTELSKPESDEEIFDDINNLQNAGVNIETSVEKSREGCENKNHTLALYDIDDQKQTNNSTLNNESFSESDTDDEIKRIEQEINIVDKNVMPKHVNIFEATTDEEDYITEKLIQKNK, from the exons ATGTCAGACTGTCAACAAATTACTGGAATTGATATTGGTAACGAACACTCTGCATTTGTTGAAGTTCTGGTAGGAAAATCCACTTGTGGTCCTCAGGACtttaaa GAAATCTTAATAACATGTTCTTTTATGACACCCATTGAGAGTAAAAGTTCAAATAACACAAATAGAGTAAGGTGTTTTAGTCGTGAAGCATTGGTTCCTTCAGTTGCAGAAAGTAAATGGTCacttgtaaaaattatttgtaccCAACCTTTTAATAAGCATGTTGCGTATGGACTTTCTTTTATTAAAGTTCACATTAacgaaaatgagaaaaaaactataccaataacccaaaataaaaatgttttacctAAGCAGTTTCTCAATAATACTACTAGTATAATTggtaaattaaaatatagaGAAGATTCACCAGATTCTGAAAGTGAAAATAGTTCAAGCCTTTTTAATCGGTGGAAAAAGTTGAGGGAAAATGATGTTGAAACTGCTACTGCTGCTGCAATACGAACAGCTTCAAAAACATTAGATTCCCGACTCCAACCTATAAATTCGGAAGAAATTCCTGATCGAAATCGAGCCAATTTGCTATTTGGAGATGAAAATGATAATATAGATAATGCAAATATTACGAAACGAGAGcgtttatctaaaaaaatagaGGCCGATAAGGAAAGACGGCGAttagagaaagaaaaagaattgaataaaaacaaacgtAAATCAATAGACGTTACAAACTCATTAGAAATATCAAAGAATATGAATGATAAAATAGTAGTGCCATCATGCTCAAAAAATATTAGCATTAATAAAACCTCATCGGATGTTGTAAGAAAAAGACCTAGCTCTCCTCCAGAAAATCCAAAGAAGAAGGTTAAACCTACAATGAATTTTAGACCTTTTAATCAACTGTTAAAAGGTGTAGTATTGGTTATAAGCGGAATTCAAAATCCAGACCGAGGAGACTTAAGAAATAAAGCAATAGCTTTGGGTGCAAAATACAAAGCTGACTGGGACAGCACCTGTACTCATttgat TTGTGCATTTAAAAATACACCCAAATACAATCAAGTTAGAGGCAAAGGAAAAATTGTTACTCGCAGCTGGATCGAAAAGTGCTAcagtttaaaaaagtacttaccATGGAGACGGTATGCTTTGGACAGTACAGAATTGTCCAAACCGGAAAGTGACGAAGAGATTTTTGACGACATTAATAATCTTCAAAATGCTGGAGTCAATATCGAAACATCAGTAGAGAAGTCTAGAGAAGGATGTGAAAACAAGAATCATACTCTTGCTTTATATGATATTGATGACCAGAAACAAACTAATAACTCTACTTTAAATAACGAATCGTTTTCCGAGAGTGATACTGATGATGAAATAAAACGAATAGAACAAG AGATCAACATTGTCGATAAGAACGTAATGCCGAAACACGTTAACATATTCGAAGCAACAACTGATGAAGAAGATTACATTACAGAAAAActaatccaaaaaaataaataa
- the LOC111683795 gene encoding protein FAM177B, translating into MFIPMSNAMDAISNSDEKTECDSITAVELQKSRRVLYFSDGIMEELSESDGEEIGPDITDKSINVNLDIASLPLGHRIKYQAYQMSNRFINGIDYVGEGLASFFGITTPKYMSESDVENATKGELEISGFDEVRPENGAWYHNNNTNTNIVITKYP; encoded by the exons ATGTTTATTCCGATGAGTAACGCAATGGATGCAATTAGCAATAGTGATGAAAAGACTGAATGCGATAGCATCACGGCAGTTGAATTACAAAAGTCGAGACGAGTATTGTATTTCAGCGATGGAATTATGGAAGAGCTTTCCGAAAGTGATGGAGAAGAAATTGGACCTGATATAACAGACAAAAGTATCAATGTCAACCTTGATATC GCATCTTTACCTCTAGGACATCGCATAAAATATCAGGCATATCAAATGAGTAATCGTTTTATTAATGGAATAGATTATGTAGGCGAAGGCTTGGCTAGCTTTTTTGGAATAACAACACCAAAATATATGAGTGAGTCTGATGTAGAAAATGCAACAAAAGGGGAATTAGAAATAAGTGGTTTTGATGAGGTTCGTCCCGAGAATGGTGCATGGTATcacaataataatacaaacacaAATATAGTGATTACAAAGTACCCGTGA